In Daphnia pulicaria isolate SC F1-1A chromosome 9, SC_F0-13Bv2, whole genome shotgun sequence, a single genomic region encodes these proteins:
- the LOC124313379 gene encoding uncharacterized protein LOC124313379 has translation MDCAVRSYSGLFSLRSGTMAVGTLSMARGALGFSLACRNNTSFNVDPADSEIKVTLTLPIIWITLSAITTVVTLPLLIAAWKNRNPEYLLPWLVLEPILTFTGIGFASKDFILSTLVGQQHPIDSASSIGAILLVAVVDLCSVLVVYSYFRQLQGTHGHLSKPDDKMQNVVHEDHSYDRHFPEKTLPYQSTEPLISH, from the exons ATGGACTGCGCAGTAAGAAGCTATTCTGGATTATTTTCACTGCGGAGCGGAACCATGGCGGTTGGCACTCTATCTATG gcgCGAGGAGCTCTAGGCTTCAGTCTGGCCTGTAGAAATAATACGAGCTTCAATGTGGATCCAGCGGACAGTG aaATCAAAGTGACGCTAACTTTGCCCATCATCTGGATAACGCTTTCTGCCATAACCACCGTTGTTACCCTTCCGCTGCTGATTGCCGCGTGGAAGAATCGCAATCCGGAGTATCTCTTACCTTGGCTCGTATTGGAACCTATTTTGACATTTACAGGCATTGGCTTCGCGTCGAAAGATTTCATTTTGTCAACGTTAGTTGGCCAGCAGCATCCCATCGATAGCGCAAGTTCGATTGGCGCTATTCTACTCGTAGCAG TGGTCGACTTGTGCAGTGTTTTAGTGGTCTACAGCTACTTTCGCCAATTACAAGGGACACACGGACATTTGTCAAAGCCGGATGATAAAATGCAGAATGTAGTGCACGAAGACCATAGCTACGATCGACATTTCCCGGAGAAAACCCTGCCATATCAGAGCACTGAGCCATTGATTTCACATTAG
- the LOC124313373 gene encoding uncharacterized protein LOC124313373 isoform X2, translated as MSITLESLFYCFSLQTSVKVVGIFYLLTAIGGLVLAIQTKTFSSEKPLDDVAESPLLDNITISEKVSELVNSTLLITSSVITISLAIFVLIAAWKNRKHRFLLPWLIWNPLPMIFGIAFTIYYAVNCWTEKEFATLGFLSASAIAGYNTITPMPDDANIPENIAT; from the exons ATGAGTATCACTTTGGAAAGCTTGTTCTACTGTTTCTCACTGCAAACCAGTGTAAAGGTAGTTGGAATCTTCTATTTG TTAACTGCCATTGGAGGACTTGTTCTAGCCATACAAACAAAGACATTCTCAAGTGAAAAACCTTTGGATGATGTTGCAG aaaGCCCATTATTAGATAATATCACCATCAGTGAGAAAGTCAGTGAACTGGTGAATTCCACCTTGTTAATAACCAGTTCGGTTATCACCATCTCTCTCGCTATTTTCGTTCTGATCGCCGCCTGGAAGAATCGCAAGCACCGGTTCCTTTTGCCTTGGCTGATTTGGAATCCCTTACCGATGATTTTTGGAATTGCCTTCACAATCTACTATGCCGTTAATTGTTGGACTGAAAAAGAGTTTGCCACACTCGGTTTCCTATCGGCAAGTGCTATTGCAG GTTATAACACTATAACTCCAATGCCCGATGATGCAAACATTCCGGAAAACATTGCCACGTGA
- the LOC124313373 gene encoding uncharacterized protein LOC124313373 isoform X1: protein MSITLESLFYCFSLQTSVKVVGIFYLLTAIGGLVLAIQTKTFSSEKPLDDVAESPLLDNITISEKVSELVNSTLLITSSVITISLAIFVLIAAWKNRKHRFLLPWLIWNPLPMIFGIAFTIYYAVNCWTEKEFATLGFLSASAIAAIGIFCWIVILIYYLRLRKIYKKKNTRKNTREYSSSGYNTITPMPDDANIPENIAT from the exons ATGAGTATCACTTTGGAAAGCTTGTTCTACTGTTTCTCACTGCAAACCAGTGTAAAGGTAGTTGGAATCTTCTATTTG TTAACTGCCATTGGAGGACTTGTTCTAGCCATACAAACAAAGACATTCTCAAGTGAAAAACCTTTGGATGATGTTGCAG aaaGCCCATTATTAGATAATATCACCATCAGTGAGAAAGTCAGTGAACTGGTGAATTCCACCTTGTTAATAACCAGTTCGGTTATCACCATCTCTCTCGCTATTTTCGTTCTGATCGCCGCCTGGAAGAATCGCAAGCACCGGTTCCTTTTGCCTTGGCTGATTTGGAATCCCTTACCGATGATTTTTGGAATTGCCTTCACAATCTACTATGCCGTTAATTGTTGGACTGAAAAAGAGTTTGCCACACTCGGTTTCCTATCGGCAAGTGCTATTGCAG CAATTGGCATCTTCTGTTGGATTGTGATCTTGATTTACTATCTCAGATTaaggaaaatttacaaaaagaaaaatacgaggAAAAATACTAGGGAATATTCTTCCAGCG GTTATAACACTATAACTCCAATGCCCGATGATGCAAACATTCCGGAAAACATTGCCACGTGA
- the LOC124313334 gene encoding uncharacterized protein LOC124313334, which produces MYLKLNKFFSCFSLQTGTKLIGLFSLACGLLGFKMAFIDTPYLNPVDAIITPFKNEITTSPYLNGWTIVSSVTIVVTLPLLLAAWKKSNAGSLLPWLFAHPFLVFLGVGSQLYGGISSIIRADEHPIDSASSIAASVIASGIEFYMCLVVYSYRKELTEQKEREKQTKRSKTDGEITDPETLLPSYVNVALEKGSPTSTRRSSDFLDPENHKDNDDNSQEVHSSEATIYLNLTKK; this is translated from the exons ATGTACCTCAAGTTAAATAAATTCTTTAGTTGTTTTTCCTTACAAACTGGAACCAAACTGATTGGCCTATTCTCTTTG GCGTGCGGATTGCTGGGATTTAAAATGGCTTTTATCGATACGCCCTATTTAAATCCAGTAGATGCTATTATTACTCCCTTCAAAAATG AAATAACGACATCACCTTATCTAAACGGTTGGACAATCGTTTCTTCCGTAACTATTGTCGTTACCTTGCCTCTACTGCTTGCGGCCTGGAAGAAAAGCAATGCGGGGTCTCTCTTACCTTGGCTCTTTGCGCATCCGTTTTTAGTGTTTTTAGGTGTTGGCTCCCAGTTATACGGCGGCATTTCGTCCATCATTCGGGCTGACGAGCATCCCATTGACAGCGCCAGTTCCATTGCCGCCAGTGTAATCGCATCAG GGATCGAATTCTACATGTGTTTGGTGGTCTACAGCTACCGTAAAGAACTAACCGAGCAAAAAGAACGggaaaagcaaacaaaacgGTCAAAAACGGACGGGGAAATCACCGATCCTGAAACTTTATTACCGTCGTATGTAAACGTGGCGTTAGAGAAGGGAAGCCCAACGAGTACTAGACGTTCTTCCGATTTTCTAGATCCCGAAAACCATAAAGACAATGATGATAATTCGCAAGAAGTGCACTCATCAGAAGCAACCATTTATTTGAActtgacaaaaaaatga